A window of Tautonia plasticadhaerens contains these coding sequences:
- a CDS encoding ISAs1 family transposase yields the protein MAGTRSKLDEIVASFAMLEDPRSHINRRHPLPSVLVIAVLAVLAGAAGPTAIARWAKLKEGLLMDLLDLPRGIPGKDVLRRILMTLKPAAFEAAFNAWIARLRDEAIATTGVDRPVVAIDGKTARRSRDAKEGLGPLHIVTAWAGEYGLALGQEVCGEKSNEITAIPELLRRIDVRGGVVTIDAMGAQKVIAEEVVRGKADYVLALKGNHEALHRAVIEHIDEQLEGDLKGAEELTTSERGHGREEHRTYLHLPAPAALPGRAEWKGLRSVGVVTSRRVKGGEESIEIRYYLSSLPVDAEQFARAVRGHWSVENACHWSLDVTFREDDSRVRQRVLGANITWLYRFTLSLLKQHPDRRQSLAMKRRGCGWSDTFLMEVIAALTC from the coding sequence ATGGCGGGCACCCGCAGCAAGCTCGACGAGATCGTGGCATCGTTCGCGATGCTGGAAGATCCCCGCTCCCACATCAACCGCCGGCATCCGCTGCCCAGCGTCCTGGTCATCGCTGTCTTGGCCGTCCTCGCCGGCGCCGCCGGGCCCACCGCCATCGCCCGCTGGGCGAAGCTCAAAGAGGGGCTCCTGATGGACCTCCTCGACCTGCCGCGCGGCATCCCCGGCAAGGATGTCCTCCGCCGCATCCTGATGACGCTCAAGCCCGCGGCCTTCGAGGCCGCCTTCAACGCCTGGATCGCCCGCCTCCGCGACGAGGCCATCGCCACGACCGGCGTCGATCGGCCGGTCGTCGCCATCGACGGCAAGACGGCCCGCCGCAGCCGCGACGCGAAGGAGGGCCTCGGCCCGCTGCACATCGTCACCGCCTGGGCCGGCGAGTACGGCCTGGCGCTGGGACAGGAGGTGTGCGGCGAGAAGTCGAACGAGATCACGGCCATCCCCGAGCTGCTGAGGCGGATCGACGTCCGCGGCGGGGTAGTGACGATCGACGCGATGGGGGCGCAGAAGGTGATCGCCGAGGAGGTAGTCCGCGGCAAGGCCGACTACGTGTTGGCCCTGAAGGGGAACCACGAGGCGCTGCATCGGGCGGTCATCGAGCACATCGACGAACAGCTGGAGGGGGATCTCAAGGGGGCCGAGGAGCTGACGACGAGCGAGCGCGGGCACGGTCGCGAGGAGCACCGGACCTACCTGCACCTGCCAGCGCCGGCGGCCCTGCCCGGCCGGGCGGAGTGGAAGGGGCTGAGGTCGGTCGGCGTCGTGACGTCGCGGCGGGTGAAGGGAGGCGAAGAGAGCATTGAGATTCGCTACTACCTCAGCAGCCTGCCGGTGGACGCGGAGCAGTTCGCCCGCGCGGTGCGGGGCCACTGGTCCGTGGAGAACGCGTGCCATTGGTCGCTCGACGTGACGTTCCGGGAGGATGACTCGCGGGTCCGCCAGCGGGTGCTGGGGGCGAACATCACCTGGCTGTATCGCTTCACATTGTCGCTCCTCAAGCAGCACCCCGACCGGCGACAGAGCCTGGCCATGAAGCGCCGCGGCTGCGGCTGGAGCGACACGTTTCTGATGGAAGTCATTGCTGCGTTAACATGTTAG
- a CDS encoding S16 family serine protease, translating to MGIAQAMDTTDFHVEAIDLLSNHVPCEAGIALVVAVYSAIKKHSVVAGLLVLGDLSFQGNIKSVRSLAEPLQVGMDNGARRALVPLENERNFLEVSGEIVERVDPVFFSDPMTAAMKALGMT from the coding sequence ATGGGAATCGCTCAAGCCATGGACACGACCGACTTCCACGTCGAGGCGATCGACCTGCTGAGCAACCACGTGCCGTGCGAGGCGGGCATCGCCCTGGTCGTGGCGGTCTACTCGGCGATCAAGAAGCACTCGGTCGTGGCGGGGCTGCTCGTGCTGGGCGACCTGTCGTTCCAGGGGAACATCAAGTCGGTGCGTTCGCTGGCCGAGCCGCTCCAGGTCGGCATGGACAACGGGGCACGGCGGGCCTTGGTGCCGCTGGAGAACGAGCGGAACTTCCTCGAAGTCTCCGGGGAGATCGTGGAGCGGGTCGATCCGGTGTTCTTCTCCGACCCGATGACGGCGGCGATGAAGGCCCTGGGGATGACGTGA
- a CDS encoding ABC-three component system protein translates to MSSSPSPYDASASALGYFYQCRYALLLALTRVDEPDYCVSIEKLDDVAFHASPDTPGQAAELLQFKHHSNRTGGLGDSSPDVWKSLKIWSEAARQSRIDLARSSLCLLTTSRANDRNAVRFLRPASSTRNPLQALDKITAAGAKSKNSVVRDAYECFASLPLAQRQALFHSTYLLDGALTAAEVESALGAALHYAVHPRHRTALLQRLEGWWFQTVVRHLGDEGPPAIPVSLVQGRVFEIQEDFRRENLPDDQWNVAPPDDASPDDDGRTFVRQLLIIGVTAARLSYAQEDHYRAFAQRSRWAKDELLGFEEVARYESRLVDGWRERFAIMRECVEGECDEPTKTRQGRNLYDWIVTEAPSRPALWVRPNFSSEYLTRGSYHMLSDQLRVGWHTEYDRHLSIDAAGSEETET, encoded by the coding sequence ATGTCTTCGAGTCCATCACCCTACGACGCCTCGGCATCGGCACTGGGATACTTCTACCAGTGCCGCTACGCCCTTCTCTTGGCGTTGACCAGGGTGGATGAGCCTGATTACTGCGTCAGCATCGAGAAGCTCGATGACGTTGCCTTCCATGCAAGCCCCGACACGCCGGGCCAGGCGGCCGAACTGCTCCAGTTCAAGCATCACTCGAACAGGACGGGGGGGCTTGGGGATAGCAGCCCCGACGTTTGGAAGAGCCTGAAGATATGGTCCGAGGCCGCACGTCAGAGCCGCATCGACCTGGCACGATCCTCGCTATGCCTGCTGACGACATCCCGTGCAAATGATCGGAATGCCGTCCGGTTCTTGCGACCCGCCTCCTCGACACGCAACCCTCTCCAGGCCCTCGACAAGATCACGGCCGCAGGGGCGAAGTCGAAAAATTCGGTCGTCCGGGACGCCTACGAGTGCTTTGCAAGCCTCCCGCTCGCCCAGCGTCAGGCCCTCTTCCACTCAACCTACCTCCTCGACGGGGCGCTGACCGCCGCCGAGGTCGAGTCCGCACTCGGGGCCGCACTCCACTATGCGGTCCACCCGAGGCATCGCACGGCCCTCTTGCAGCGTCTCGAAGGCTGGTGGTTCCAAACGGTCGTTCGCCACCTCGGCGACGAGGGACCTCCCGCCATCCCCGTGTCGCTCGTGCAGGGGAGGGTGTTTGAGATCCAAGAGGACTTCCGGCGTGAGAATCTGCCCGACGACCAGTGGAACGTCGCCCCCCCCGATGACGCCTCGCCCGACGATGACGGTCGCACCTTCGTCCGGCAACTCCTCATCATCGGGGTCACAGCAGCCCGGTTGAGCTACGCCCAGGAGGACCATTATCGAGCGTTCGCCCAGCGATCTCGGTGGGCCAAGGATGAACTCCTGGGCTTCGAGGAAGTCGCAAGGTACGAGTCCCGGCTCGTGGACGGCTGGAGGGAGCGATTCGCCATCATGAGGGAATGCGTCGAGGGCGAGTGCGACGAGCCGACGAAGACCCGCCAGGGCCGGAACCTCTACGACTGGATCGTGACGGAGGCCCCGTCCCGGCCCGCCCTCTGGGTGCGACCGAATTTCTCGTCCGAGTACCTGACGAGGGGCTCCTATCACATGCTCTCGGATCAGCTTCGAGTGGGCTGGCACACCGAATATGACCGGCATCTGTCGATCGATGCGGCGGGCTCCGAGGAGACGGAGACATGA
- a CDS encoding three component ABC system middle component has translation MMPPWTERPVEISNLLNPAFAGVLLRRSVDGYTSEAEVGMPIELAFLVMPLGLHPETARRLPSRPASTPLHAWLQREENRDVLVRFDERVRSLAPFTREAVIFAAQRRVLDIDEQGRMIPGVEPLRGFSTYKNCADEVKEAVNRCFIVGRWLALSGTTATIYSLLGVRP, from the coding sequence ATGATGCCACCCTGGACGGAGAGGCCCGTCGAGATCTCGAACTTGCTCAACCCCGCCTTCGCCGGGGTTCTGCTCAGGAGGTCGGTTGACGGCTACACGTCCGAAGCGGAGGTCGGGATGCCTATCGAGTTGGCCTTTCTCGTCATGCCCCTCGGCCTGCACCCGGAAACGGCCCGCCGACTTCCTTCCAGGCCCGCATCCACCCCTCTTCACGCCTGGCTCCAACGAGAGGAGAATCGGGACGTGTTGGTGAGGTTCGACGAACGGGTCCGGTCGCTCGCCCCCTTCACCCGTGAAGCCGTGATCTTCGCCGCACAACGCCGAGTCCTCGACATCGACGAACAAGGCCGGATGATTCCGGGAGTCGAGCCGCTTCGAGGGTTCTCTACGTACAAGAACTGTGCCGACGAGGTGAAGGAAGCGGTCAACCGATGCTTCATCGTGGGCCGATGGCTGGCCCTGTCGGGGACGACCGCCACGATTTATTCGCTCTTGGGGGTGAGGCCATGA
- a CDS encoding DUF3732 domain-containing protein — translation MNLQILALAIYNRDGERREIRFRPGEVNIITGASKTGKSALIHIVDYCLGRNKFTIPAGAIRETVVWYVLHIKLPSTEAVVGRPAPVGTASTSAVYLEIGSSLDLPNFGELQQNSNTDALGSYLTEAVGITANENIPPEGQSRQSLQANVKHARFLLYQPQSRIADPDLLFYRMEEQHSFQTIKDTLPYFLGATGDGQYDLLQQLRRAKRELRLLERRKAEEEALRGRDNSRATALLAEARNVGLLVADVGDDSPDKAIAALRAVLDRPAHLVEDGVGDTLRELQGAREVLLAELRATQNEITSARSFAQAQEGFTTEAVDQQNRLSAIRLYRREPDVNRCPLCEHDLDGSVPRAQAMLENLGKLERQMNATTRQRPRLEAYIGEREDRQLEMRRALAENRAAIEAVIAQEEVLQRDRNRMVEQARVHGRISLFLESLGLAEIDDKLGNQIADMQAKVTALEADLADEVVEDRLNSILQVIGTWMSSWSRELQLEHSESPIGFEFKNLTVVAYKDTGPIRLPQMGSGENWMGYHIITHLALHKLFVEKQRPVPGLLMFDQPTQVYYPPDPAEDRSIDDLVDEDREAVRRMFKLIFNVTQGLSPNLQVIITDHADLKEDWFQSAVVERWRGGNKLVPASWQNPVQASPDESAEGDGDGDSV, via the coding sequence ATGAATCTCCAGATCCTCGCTCTGGCGATCTACAACAGAGACGGCGAGCGTCGGGAGATCAGATTCCGTCCTGGAGAGGTGAACATCATCACCGGGGCGTCGAAGACCGGGAAGTCGGCGTTGATCCACATCGTCGATTACTGCCTGGGCCGGAACAAGTTCACCATCCCCGCTGGTGCCATCCGTGAGACGGTCGTCTGGTACGTCCTTCACATTAAATTACCGAGCACCGAGGCGGTGGTCGGAAGACCCGCCCCCGTGGGGACCGCTTCGACATCGGCGGTTTATTTGGAGATCGGATCGTCGCTCGATCTACCCAACTTCGGCGAACTTCAGCAGAACTCGAACACGGACGCACTGGGAAGCTATCTCACCGAGGCTGTCGGTATTACAGCGAACGAGAACATCCCCCCGGAGGGCCAATCCCGTCAGTCACTACAAGCCAACGTCAAGCACGCCCGGTTCCTGCTCTATCAACCGCAATCACGGATCGCCGATCCAGATCTCTTATTCTATCGGATGGAGGAGCAGCATTCTTTCCAGACGATCAAGGACACGCTCCCATACTTCCTGGGTGCCACTGGCGACGGTCAATACGATCTCCTGCAACAACTTCGCCGAGCCAAGAGAGAGCTTCGCCTGCTTGAGCGTCGGAAGGCCGAGGAGGAAGCCCTCCGGGGTCGGGACAACTCCAGGGCGACGGCCTTGCTCGCCGAAGCTCGAAACGTCGGTCTGCTCGTGGCAGATGTCGGCGACGACTCCCCGGACAAAGCAATCGCTGCGTTGCGGGCGGTTCTGGATCGGCCCGCTCACTTGGTCGAGGATGGGGTGGGCGATACGCTGCGGGAACTTCAGGGGGCTCGGGAAGTCCTGCTTGCGGAATTGCGTGCGACGCAGAACGAGATCACGTCCGCAAGGTCATTCGCCCAGGCCCAGGAAGGGTTCACCACCGAGGCCGTCGATCAGCAGAATCGCCTCTCGGCGATCCGTCTCTATCGCCGGGAACCCGACGTGAATCGGTGTCCGCTCTGCGAGCACGACCTCGACGGCTCTGTCCCGAGAGCCCAGGCCATGCTGGAAAACCTCGGCAAGCTTGAGCGCCAGATGAACGCCACGACCCGGCAACGACCACGCCTGGAGGCGTACATCGGGGAGCGAGAGGATCGCCAGCTCGAAATGAGGCGTGCCTTGGCCGAGAACAGGGCGGCGATCGAGGCCGTCATCGCCCAGGAGGAAGTTCTCCAGAGGGATCGCAATCGCATGGTGGAACAGGCCCGTGTCCACGGTCGGATCAGCCTGTTCCTGGAGAGTCTCGGCCTCGCTGAGATCGACGACAAACTCGGAAACCAGATCGCCGACATGCAGGCAAAGGTGACGGCCCTGGAGGCGGATCTCGCCGATGAAGTCGTCGAAGACAGATTGAACTCGATACTCCAGGTCATCGGGACGTGGATGTCGAGCTGGTCGAGAGAACTCCAACTGGAGCATAGCGAGTCGCCCATCGGCTTCGAGTTCAAGAACCTCACGGTCGTCGCCTACAAAGACACTGGCCCCATCCGTCTCCCCCAGATGGGCAGCGGGGAAAACTGGATGGGCTATCACATCATCACTCACCTCGCACTCCACAAGCTCTTCGTCGAGAAGCAACGCCCCGTGCCCGGCCTCCTGATGTTCGACCAGCCGACCCAGGTGTACTACCCGCCCGATCCCGCTGAGGACCGATCGATCGACGATCTCGTAGATGAGGATCGAGAGGCCGTCCGTCGCATGTTCAAGCTCATCTTCAATGTGACGCAGGGACTCTCCCCCAACCTCCAGGTGATCATCACGGACCACGCCGACTTGAAGGAGGACTGGTTCCAGTCGGCCGTCGTCGAAAGATGGCGAGGGGGCAACAAGCTCGTCCCCGCCTCTTGGCAGAATCCCGTACAGGCGAGCCCCGACGAGAGTGCTGAAGGCGATGGCGACGGCGATTCTGTTTGA
- a CDS encoding DUF2293 domain-containing protein gives MDDKTFTPGPTTDSVRAADGTVLAAPEGWVLLPTGDAGLTRRVKAAGDFWVVQEKVGRRMFSRGVWAASATIERIRAELDAERATEGYAKRKEAASRRREASQAEYVEDFLGAVVTFLAFDPGHADLADRLAHAVTEHATPVGSGTVARTKRIPVEQRAEAAVIAWMRHRTTAYDSMPIPRVKGKRREVRRMLARRSQELLQRYRRGEPVGDDCPLKRALAPED, from the coding sequence ATGGACGACAAAACCTTCACCCCCGGCCCGACCACGGATTCCGTCCGGGCCGCCGACGGCACGGTCCTCGCCGCCCCGGAGGGCTGGGTGCTCCTGCCGACGGGGGACGCCGGGCTGACCCGCCGGGTCAAGGCCGCCGGTGACTTCTGGGTGGTCCAGGAGAAGGTGGGCCGGAGGATGTTCTCCAGGGGCGTCTGGGCGGCGTCGGCGACCATCGAGAGGATTCGGGCCGAACTCGACGCCGAGCGAGCCACGGAGGGCTACGCCAAGCGGAAAGAGGCCGCTTCCCGGCGACGTGAGGCGTCCCAGGCCGAGTACGTCGAGGATTTCCTCGGGGCGGTGGTGACGTTCCTCGCCTTTGACCCCGGCCACGCCGACCTGGCCGATCGGCTGGCCCATGCCGTCACCGAGCATGCCACCCCGGTCGGCAGCGGCACGGTCGCCCGGACGAAGCGAATCCCGGTCGAGCAGCGTGCCGAGGCCGCCGTGATCGCCTGGATGAGGCACCGGACGACCGCCTACGACTCGATGCCCATCCCCAGGGTCAAGGGGAAGCGGCGGGAGGTGCGGCGGATGCTCGCCCGGCGCTCCCAGGAGCTGTTGCAGCGGTATCGTCGGGGAGAGCCGGTCGGGGATGACTGCCCGCTGAAGCGGGCGTTGGCGCCCGAGGACTGA
- a CDS encoding IS1096 element passenger TnpR family protein has protein sequence MARKKPSSPGDPQPPGMTNAAGMLATFAAGVLTQPESRSHAADLKLGRSERAVIAGVPGLDVGLKERIDIPSTGVKSFRFTLDELARICLGLSEALLDAEGREVVKLLKVTGKVTDVLDQAVGELAKGGSPRRAAQKAGKTTPKSQATKAARATGTIYQLKITLKDIRPSIWRRLLVRDCSLAALHEVIQVAMGWENYWSSAIELPGIVGAV, from the coding sequence ATGGCCCGGAAGAAGCCCAGCAGCCCCGGTGATCCGCAGCCCCCAGGTATGACCAACGCCGCCGGCATGCTGGCGACCTTCGCAGCGGGCGTCCTGACGCAGCCGGAGAGCCGCTCCCATGCGGCCGACCTGAAGCTCGGCCGCTCCGAACGGGCCGTCATCGCCGGGGTTCCCGGCCTGGACGTGGGCTTGAAGGAGCGGATCGACATCCCCTCGACCGGCGTCAAATCCTTCCGCTTCACGCTGGACGAGCTGGCCCGCATCTGCCTGGGCCTGTCCGAGGCGTTGCTCGATGCCGAGGGCCGGGAGGTCGTGAAGCTGCTGAAGGTGACTGGCAAAGTCACGGACGTGCTGGACCAGGCCGTCGGCGAACTGGCGAAGGGTGGAAGTCCACGGCGGGCCGCCCAGAAGGCCGGGAAGACCACGCCGAAGTCGCAGGCGACAAAGGCGGCGAGGGCCACGGGCACCATCTACCAGCTGAAGATCACGCTCAAGGACATCAGGCCGTCGATCTGGCGGCGGTTGCTGGTCCGGGACTGCTCGCTGGCGGCGCTGCACGAGGTGATCCAGGTGGCGATGGGCTGGGAGAACTACTGGTCGTCCGCTATTGAGTTGCCGGGTATAGTCGGTGCAGTTTGA
- a CDS encoding IS630 family transposase (programmed frameshift), producing the protein MKKYIVTLTADERQALLDLISAGKASALKLAHARILLKADAAEGGPAWPDDRIAEAVEVSVATIERVRQRFVEQGLEAALVRKTQARPSRQRALDGRAEAKLIALACSEPPDGRKAWTMRLLADKLVELEIVPSISDETVRRSLKKGELRPHLKQQWCIPPEANAEFVAAMEDVLEVYHRPYDETRPLVCLDEASKQLIGETVVPIPAAPGRLERFDHEYVRNGTANLFMVTMPLLGWRAVHVTERRTALDFAEVVRWLVEEVHEEAEKVVLVMDNLNTHKIASLYEAFPPERARRIAGKLEIHHTPKHGSWLNMAEIELSVLARQCLDRRIGSSEELKREVAAWEEDRNERMVGIRWQFTTADARIKLHRLYPATQ; encoded by the exons ATGAAGAAGTACATCGTGACGCTCACCGCCGACGAACGCCAGGCCCTCCTCGATCTCATCTCCGCCGGCAAGGCCTCCGCTCTGAAACTGGCCCATGCCCGCATCCTCCTCAAGGCTGATGCCGCCGAGGGCGGGCCCGCCTGGCCCGACGACCGCATCGCCGAGGCCGTCGAGGTCTCTGTCGCCACCATCGAGCGGGTCCGCCAGCGGTTCGTCGAGCAGGGCCTGGAGGCCGCCCTGGTCCGCAAGACGCAGGCCCGTCCCAGCCGCCAGCGGGCCCTCGACGGCCGGGCCGAGGCGAAGTTGATCGCCCTGGCCTGCTCGGAGCCCCCCGACGGCCGCAAGGCCTGGACGATGCGATTGCTGGCCGACAAGCTCGTCGAGTTGGAGATCGTCCCCTCGATCTCCGACGAGACGGTGCGCCGCTCTTTGAAAAAAG GCGAACTGAGGCCGCATCTGAAGCAGCAGTGGTGCATCCCGCCGGAGGCGAACGCCGAGTTCGTGGCGGCGATGGAGGACGTGCTGGAGGTCTACCACCGGCCCTACGACGAGACGCGACCGCTGGTCTGCCTCGACGAGGCGAGCAAGCAACTGATCGGCGAGACGGTCGTGCCGATCCCGGCAGCGCCAGGGCGGCTCGAGCGGTTCGATCACGAATACGTCCGCAACGGGACGGCCAACCTGTTCATGGTGACGATGCCGCTGCTGGGGTGGCGTGCGGTCCACGTCACCGAGCGTCGGACGGCGTTGGACTTCGCCGAGGTGGTGCGTTGGCTGGTGGAGGAGGTGCACGAGGAGGCGGAGAAGGTCGTGCTGGTGATGGACAACCTGAACACGCACAAGATCGCCTCGCTGTACGAGGCGTTCCCGCCGGAGCGGGCCCGTCGGATCGCCGGGAAGTTGGAGATCCACCACACGCCGAAGCACGGGAGTTGGCTGAACATGGCGGAGATCGAGCTGTCGGTGCTGGCGAGGCAGTGCCTGGACCGGCGGATCGGGTCGAGCGAGGAACTGAAGCGGGAGGTCGCGGCGTGGGAGGAGGACCGCAACGAGCGGATGGTGGGCATTCGGTGGCAGTTCACCACGGCGGATGCCCGGATCAAACTGCACCGACTATACCCGGCAACTCAATAG
- a CDS encoding plasmid pRiA4b ORF-3 family protein gives MADHYHLYDFEVGGERYTDPRGMDDLDMEDASRVKLAQVAPQGKSKLRYTYDFGDNWQHEVVVEKVVSPEEGMTYPACIGGKRACPPEDVGGPWGYMEFAEAIRDPEHEQHEEFLQWRGEFDPEAFDPDAVNKQLKRLR, from the coding sequence GTGGCCGACCACTACCACCTCTACGACTTCGAGGTCGGCGGCGAGCGGTACACCGACCCCAGGGGTATGGACGACCTGGACATGGAGGACGCAAGCCGGGTTAAACTCGCCCAGGTCGCCCCGCAGGGGAAGTCAAAGCTCCGCTACACCTACGACTTCGGCGACAACTGGCAGCACGAGGTGGTCGTCGAGAAGGTCGTGTCGCCGGAGGAGGGGATGACGTACCCGGCCTGCATCGGCGGCAAGCGGGCCTGCCCGCCCGAGGACGTGGGCGGGCCGTGGGGCTACATGGAGTTCGCCGAGGCCATCCGAGACCCCGAGCACGAGCAGCACGAGGAGTTCCTCCAGTGGAGGGGCGAGTTCGACCCCGAGGCGTTCGACCCCGACGCCGTGAACAAGCAGCTCAAGCGGCTGCGGTAG
- a CDS encoding NAD(P)H-binding protein: MMPTSEDDDPPMILLTGGSGYVGGRLIPPLERRGVRLRCLARNPERLRPRVREETEVVPGDVLDRSSLDRALRGVHTAYYLVHLMSGAGSRDFERADRQAAGNFADAAREAGVRRLIYLGGLGDDADPGLSPHLRSRHEVGDILRGSGVETVEFRASMVVGAGSLSFQLMKSLTDRLPVMLCPRWLTTPTQPIAVDDVLAYLLAALDLPPGGSRTFEVGGTDVVSYGDLIREYARQVGLRRWLISVPVLTPWLSGLWLALVTPASFVVGRHLIEGLKNPTVVRDRAALEAFPIRPMGVGEAIRRSLEIVTLPA, translated from the coding sequence ATGATGCCGACCTCCGAGGACGACGATCCGCCGATGATCCTGCTGACCGGAGGCAGCGGCTATGTCGGGGGGCGGCTCATCCCGCCCCTCGAACGGCGGGGCGTCCGGCTCCGATGCCTGGCCCGGAACCCCGAGAGACTCCGGCCTCGGGTACGGGAGGAGACCGAGGTCGTGCCGGGGGACGTGCTCGATCGGTCGTCGCTGGACCGGGCGTTGCGGGGCGTCCACACGGCCTACTACCTCGTCCACCTGATGTCCGGGGCCGGGTCGAGGGACTTCGAGCGGGCAGACCGGCAGGCGGCGGGGAACTTCGCCGACGCCGCCAGGGAAGCCGGGGTCCGACGGCTCATCTACCTCGGGGGCCTGGGCGACGACGCCGACCCCGGCCTCTCGCCGCACCTCCGCAGCCGCCACGAGGTCGGCGACATCCTGCGGGGCTCCGGCGTGGAGACGGTGGAGTTCCGGGCGTCGATGGTGGTCGGGGCCGGCAGCCTCTCCTTCCAGTTGATGAAGTCGCTGACCGACCGGCTGCCGGTGATGCTCTGCCCCCGCTGGCTCACGACCCCCACGCAGCCGATCGCCGTGGACGACGTGCTGGCCTACCTCCTGGCGGCCCTGGACCTGCCGCCGGGGGGCAGCCGCACCTTCGAGGTCGGCGGCACGGATGTGGTGAGCTACGGCGACCTGATCCGGGAGTACGCCCGGCAGGTGGGGCTGCGACGCTGGCTGATCTCGGTGCCGGTCCTGACCCCGTGGCTGTCGGGCCTCTGGCTGGCCCTGGTGACGCCGGCCAGCTTCGTGGTCGGGCGTCACCTGATCGAGGGCCTGAAGAACCCGACGGTCGTGCGGGATCGGGCGGCCCTGGAAGCGTTTCCCATCCGCCCGATGGGCGTCGGGGAAGCGATCCGGCGGTCGCTGGAGATCGTGACCCTCCCGGCCTGA
- a CDS encoding cupin domain-containing protein, with protein sequence MNAAYTFTADLLTEAEPPEDGILSRTIYNDERVKAVLFGFGAGQELSEHTSSMPAVLQFLSGETTLALGDDTMEARPGTFAHMPAGLRHAIRARTPTVMLLLLLKG encoded by the coding sequence ATGAACGCCGCATACACCTTCACCGCCGACCTGCTCACGGAGGCCGAGCCGCCCGAGGACGGCATCCTGAGCCGGACGATTTACAACGACGAGCGGGTCAAGGCGGTCCTCTTCGGCTTCGGGGCCGGGCAGGAACTCTCCGAGCATACGTCCTCGATGCCGGCGGTGCTCCAGTTCCTCTCCGGCGAGACGACGTTGGCGCTGGGCGACGACACCATGGAGGCCCGCCCCGGCACCTTCGCACACATGCCCGCCGGGCTGAGGCACGCCATCCGGGCGAGGACGCCGACGGTCATGCTGCTGTTGCTGCTCAAGGGCTGA
- a CDS encoding plasmid pRiA4b ORF-3 family protein, translated as MARPKKTTASPPRPTEKDGVRLYTLEVFLIGGPITEKFAKKNPVVSRTIQIRGDQTLEDLHRAIFDAFDRWDEHMYEFQFGEGPMDPEARRYVLPSAFEMDMGEENPPAGRVDQTTIDSLGLEVGRSFGYWFDFGDG; from the coding sequence ATGGCACGTCCGAAGAAGACGACTGCGAGTCCTCCCAGGCCCACCGAGAAGGATGGCGTGCGGCTCTATACCCTGGAGGTCTTCCTGATCGGTGGACCGATCACCGAGAAGTTCGCCAAGAAGAACCCAGTGGTCTCCCGGACGATCCAGATCCGTGGCGACCAGACGCTCGAAGACCTGCACCGGGCCATCTTCGACGCCTTCGACCGCTGGGACGAGCACATGTACGAGTTCCAGTTCGGCGAGGGGCCGATGGACCCGGAGGCACGCCGGTACGTCTTGCCCAGCGCCTTCGAGATGGACATGGGGGAGGAGAACCCACCGGCTGGCCGGGTGGACCAGACCACCATCGATTCGCTGGGCCTGGAGGTCGGTCGGAGCTTCGGCTACTGGTTCGACTTCGGCGACGGCTGA